From a single Bacillus pseudomycoides DSM 12442 genomic region:
- a CDS encoding ABC transporter permease encodes MLNLMRLELMKFKLWPVIRGALIAICILSICIPLILWDEAGVNGYNQTFAIIETFSRGVFMIFGASLIARFIIQEFQEKTMTVMFMYPINRKKMMFAKMFIIICFTLCFIMISDLVIFGVVYIFNLYHPVITGSLTVSILLQNALKLFMNALAATGISLIPIYFGMRKYSVRTTFVSAIVIVAMLNSGRGTESTLFDFVAIPIILACIGLLIAYMAIRKIEQVDLFK; translated from the coding sequence ATGCTTAATTTAATGAGACTTGAGCTTATGAAATTTAAGTTGTGGCCGGTTATTAGAGGCGCACTCATCGCAATTTGTATTCTTTCTATATGTATTCCGTTGATATTATGGGATGAAGCAGGAGTAAATGGATATAATCAAACGTTTGCAATAATTGAAACATTTTCACGAGGAGTGTTTATGATTTTCGGAGCAAGTCTAATTGCGAGATTTATTATTCAAGAGTTTCAAGAAAAGACGATGACAGTGATGTTTATGTATCCAATCAATCGTAAAAAGATGATGTTTGCAAAAATGTTTATTATCATTTGTTTTACTCTTTGCTTTATTATGATTTCAGATCTTGTCATTTTTGGCGTTGTTTATATATTCAATTTGTATCATCCAGTCATTACGGGATCATTAACCGTATCAATCTTACTCCAAAATGCATTAAAGCTATTCATGAATGCATTAGCAGCAACGGGAATTAGTTTAATCCCAATATACTTTGGAATGAGAAAATATTCTGTGCGTACAACGTTTGTATCAGCGATAGTGATTGTAGCTATGTTAAATTCAGGTAGGGGGACTGAAAGTACATTGTTCGATTTTGTTGCTATTCCCATTATATTAGCTTGTATTGGTTTGTTGATTGCCTATATGGCAATAAGAAAGATTGAACAGGTAGATTTGTTTAAATAG
- a CDS encoding ABC transporter permease produces MLKLMKLEWKKHRLSRYFKGVAICIVAIFVAVGLMAWGSRAESEQMFLDYAGFMSLTNIFIRTTFMIFSAVILSRLVIDEYKSKTMQLLFTYPLQRKKLMQAKLAIVFGFCFCSIIIATFIINMLIFFLNPIIGFFETPVSVGEIIATVPATFISAFMMAGVSLIPLYFGMRKKSTPTTITSSILIGLLINSTVSNGGGQLSLFDFIIVPIVLCLLGLAIGYLSYHKVDKIDVA; encoded by the coding sequence ATGCTTAAACTTATGAAACTAGAATGGAAAAAACATCGCTTATCTCGTTATTTTAAAGGAGTAGCAATTTGCATTGTAGCAATTTTCGTTGCTGTCGGTCTTATGGCATGGGGTTCTAGAGCTGAGAGTGAGCAAATGTTTCTAGATTATGCAGGATTTATGTCTTTAACAAATATTTTTATTAGAACAACATTTATGATTTTTTCAGCTGTCATTTTATCACGTTTAGTAATTGATGAATACAAAAGTAAAACGATGCAATTATTGTTTACCTATCCGTTACAACGAAAAAAACTCATGCAAGCGAAGTTAGCAATTGTTTTTGGGTTTTGTTTTTGCAGCATAATCATTGCTACTTTTATCATCAATATGTTAATTTTCTTCTTAAATCCAATAATAGGATTCTTTGAAACACCTGTTAGTGTAGGTGAAATCATTGCTACAGTTCCAGCTACTTTTATTAGCGCATTTATGATGGCTGGAGTAAGTCTCATTCCTTTATATTTTGGCATGAGAAAAAAATCAACTCCTACAACGATTACCTCGTCTATATTAATAGGATTATTGATTAACTCCACTGTTTCTAATGGGGGAGGACAGCTTAGTTTGTTTGACTTCATTATAGTACCGATTGTGCTCTGTCTATTAGGTCTTGCAATTGGCTACCTTTCTTATCATAAAGTGGATAAAATAGATGTGGCTTAA
- a CDS encoding DUF4097 family beta strand repeat-containing protein — protein MKKKIFFAVDSVEEIEINNENWDVAFKSAESSKVTIAVEGKQEDKKNDPVTMKKDGKKIVVNQKERKEGFAGGFSFGKKGTIYIK, from the coding sequence TTGAAAAAGAAAATTTTTTTTGCAGTAGATAGTGTAGAAGAAATAGAAATAAATAACGAAAATTGGGATGTTGCGTTCAAAAGTGCGGAATCAAGCAAAGTAACAATCGCAGTTGAGGGAAAACAGGAAGATAAGAAGAATGATCCTGTAACAATGAAAAAGGATGGAAAGAAAATTGTAGTGAATCAGAAAGAGCGAAAGGAAGGTTTTGCGGGAGGATTCAGTTTTGGAAAGAAAGGCACTATATATATCAAATAA
- a CDS encoding ABC transporter permease: MLQLIKLEIKKSKLGWYIKGAIIANIVMVAMLFFVSYVSQIEGDVELGNPQGILLMASAMVRGTFIVFAGVLIAKLVIEEYKNKTILLMFSYPINRKKIIASKLLITAILTFITILLSNIFIVGVFFTVNSYILVIPNTITIDELIQEGIKVVPFAVAAAGAGIIPLYFGMRKYSVPTTIVSSLIVVMIACQSQPEFSLATFLPLQLALAAIGIMIAYYGIRNIEKEDML, encoded by the coding sequence ATGCTGCAACTAATAAAGCTAGAAATAAAGAAAAGTAAGCTCGGCTGGTATATAAAAGGTGCGATTATCGCAAATATAGTGATGGTTGCGATGTTGTTTTTTGTAAGCTATGTGTCACAAATTGAAGGGGATGTAGAATTAGGAAACCCTCAAGGTATTCTTTTAATGGCGAGTGCAATGGTAAGAGGGACGTTTATTGTCTTTGCAGGAGTATTAATTGCGAAATTAGTAATTGAAGAATATAAAAATAAAACAATATTGCTCATGTTTTCGTATCCGATTAATCGAAAAAAAATCATTGCAAGTAAGTTATTAATTACCGCAATACTAACATTCATAACAATCTTATTATCTAACATTTTTATAGTAGGTGTCTTCTTTACAGTAAATAGCTATATTTTAGTTATTCCGAATACAATAACGATAGATGAGTTGATTCAAGAAGGTATAAAAGTGGTTCCTTTTGCCGTTGCAGCTGCAGGAGCAGGTATAATCCCATTATATTTTGGTATGCGTAAATATTCTGTTCCAACAACGATTGTTTCTTCCTTAATTGTTGTGATGATTGCATGTCAAAGCCAGCCAGAGTTTTCATTAGCAACTTTTCTGCCACTTCAATTAGCGCTTGCGGCTATTGGCATTATGATTGCTTATTATGGAATCAGAAATATTGAGAAAGAGGATATGCTATAA
- a CDS encoding DinB family protein — MYQTIEGFLKTWKYEADSTQKVLDALTDESLTQEIAPGHWTLGRVAWHIVTAIPVMLSGTGLQFEGETKDYPVPTSTKTIAENYRKVNTAFVEAIQTQWTDKDLTTINDFFGRPMPNSIFLMTLINHQNHHRGQMTVLMRQAGLKVPGIYGPTKEEWTAAGMDAPKM; from the coding sequence ATGTATCAAACAATTGAAGGCTTTCTAAAAACGTGGAAATACGAGGCTGATTCTACGCAAAAGGTATTGGATGCATTAACAGATGAATCGTTGACTCAAGAGATTGCACCTGGTCATTGGACTTTAGGTAGAGTTGCTTGGCATATCGTCACCGCGATTCCAGTAATGTTGTCAGGGACAGGTTTACAGTTTGAGGGGGAAACAAAAGATTATCCTGTTCCAACTTCCACAAAGACGATTGCAGAAAATTACCGTAAAGTAAACACAGCTTTTGTTGAAGCAATTCAAACGCAGTGGACCGATAAAGATTTAACAACAATCAACGATTTTTTTGGACGCCCAATGCCGAATTCTATATTTTTAATGACTCTCATTAACCATCAAAACCATCACCGCGGTCAAATGACTGTTTTAATGCGCCAAGCTGGATTAAAGGTTCCAGGTATTTATGGGCCCACTAAGGAAGAATGGACTGCCGCGGGGATGGATGCTCCGAAAATGTAA
- a CDS encoding RNA polymerase sigma factor produces MSVKEPAYFKTWITKILINKCNDMVRKNKVLYVGDYGEVGSGHAVKENMEQKLEFENMLSHLSLEYRLVIVLYYVNKFKTKEIAEILNEKGGTIKSRQKI; encoded by the coding sequence TTGAGTGTAAAAGAACCAGCATATTTTAAAACGTGGATTACGAAAATATTAATTAATAAGTGTAACGATATGGTACGGAAAAATAAAGTTTTATATGTGGGAGATTACGGAGAAGTGGGTAGTGGGCACGCAGTAAAAGAAAATATGGAACAAAAGCTAGAATTTGAAAATATGCTTAGTCATTTAAGTTTAGAGTATCGACTCGTGATTGTACTCTACTATGTGAATAAATTCAAAACAAAGGAAATTGCGGAGATTTTAAATGAAAAAGGAGGAACTATAAAATCAAGACAAAAGATATAA
- a CDS encoding long-chain-fatty-acid--CoA ligase — MEKPWLQNYPKEIPHTISNDMQPLHVYLQQMSSRYPEKKALHFLGKDITFAVLDRKVRQFANYLKRLGVKKGDRVAIMLPNCPQAVIGYYGTLLVGGIVVQTNPLYTERELEYQLHDSRAKVILCVDLVFPKVTNVQSATKVEHVIVTRIADFLPFPKNLLYPVVQKKQSNLVVTVTESDTIHVWRSVEKESDEMVEVPCDPENDLALLQYTGGTTGFPKGVMLTHKNLVSNTLMGVHWLYNCTEGEEVILGVLPFFHVYGMTAVMNLAIMQGYKMVLIPKFDMKMVFEAIKKHKVTLFPGAPTIYIALLNSPLLREYDISSIRACISGSAPLPVEVQEKFEKITGGKLVEGYGLTESSPVTHGNFLWEKRVPGSIGVPWPDTDARIMSLETGEYLPPGEIGEIVVKGPQVMKGYWNKPEETAAVLQDGWLHTGDIGYMDEEGFFYVKDRKKDMIVASGFNVYPREVEEVLYEHEKVQEVVTIGVPDPYRGETVKAFVVLKEGEVCSEEELDQFARKYLAAYKVPKVYEFRSELPKTTVGKILRRVLIDEEQKKKEDEKTG, encoded by the coding sequence ATGGAGAAACCTTGGTTACAAAATTATCCAAAGGAAATTCCGCATACAATTTCTAATGATATGCAGCCGCTCCATGTATATTTACAGCAGATGTCTTCTCGGTACCCAGAAAAGAAAGCGCTTCATTTTTTAGGGAAAGATATTACATTTGCAGTGTTAGATCGTAAGGTGAGACAATTTGCAAATTACCTTAAAAGGCTTGGTGTGAAAAAAGGTGACCGAGTTGCGATTATGTTACCAAATTGTCCGCAAGCTGTGATTGGATATTATGGTACGTTACTTGTAGGTGGTATAGTGGTACAAACAAATCCCCTTTATACAGAGAGGGAGTTAGAATATCAGCTCCATGATTCCAGGGCGAAAGTTATTCTTTGTGTTGACCTAGTTTTTCCGAAAGTCACCAATGTTCAATCTGCTACAAAGGTGGAGCACGTTATTGTAACCCGCATTGCTGACTTTTTGCCATTTCCAAAAAATTTACTCTATCCAGTTGTACAAAAGAAGCAAAGCAACCTGGTTGTAACAGTAACGGAAAGTGATACGATTCATGTTTGGAGATCGGTAGAAAAAGAAAGTGATGAAATGGTAGAAGTGCCGTGTGATCCTGAAAATGATTTAGCACTCTTACAATATACTGGAGGTACGACAGGTTTTCCGAAAGGAGTTATGTTAACACACAAAAACCTTGTATCGAATACACTAATGGGTGTGCATTGGCTATATAACTGTACAGAGGGAGAGGAAGTCATTCTCGGTGTTCTTCCATTTTTTCATGTGTATGGAATGACTGCTGTAATGAATTTGGCTATTATGCAAGGATATAAAATGGTATTGATTCCGAAGTTTGATATGAAAATGGTGTTTGAAGCGATTAAAAAACATAAAGTTACACTATTTCCAGGAGCTCCAACAATTTATATTGCCCTTTTAAATAGTCCTCTACTTCGGGAATATGATATTTCTTCGATTCGGGCTTGTATTAGTGGCTCTGCCCCACTTCCAGTAGAGGTACAAGAGAAATTTGAAAAGATTACAGGCGGTAAGCTGGTAGAAGGATATGGACTCACAGAATCATCTCCAGTTACACACGGCAATTTTTTATGGGAAAAACGTGTGCCGGGAAGTATTGGTGTTCCGTGGCCAGATACAGATGCACGCATTATGTCACTTGAAACAGGAGAATATTTGCCACCCGGTGAGATTGGTGAAATTGTAGTGAAGGGCCCGCAAGTGATGAAAGGATACTGGAATAAGCCTGAGGAAACAGCAGCGGTATTACAGGACGGGTGGTTACACACAGGTGATATTGGGTATATGGATGAAGAGGGTTTTTTCTATGTGAAAGATCGCAAGAAAGACATGATTGTTGCCAGCGGATTCAATGTTTATCCGCGCGAAGTGGAAGAAGTATTATATGAGCATGAAAAAGTGCAGGAAGTGGTTACGATTGGTGTTCCAGATCCGTATCGCGGGGAGACTGTGAAAGCTTTTGTTGTGCTAAAAGAAGGAGAAGTTTGTTCTGAAGAAGAGTTAGATCAATTTGCTCGTAAATATTTGGCTGCTTATAAAGTCCCAAAAGTATATGAGTTTCGGAGCGAGTTACCAAAAACAACAGTAGGGAAGATTTTACGCCGTGTCCTTATAGATGAAGAACAGAAGAAGAAAGAGGATGAGAAGACGGGCTAA
- a CDS encoding TetR/AcrR family transcriptional regulator, producing MKKNRPKYNQIIDAAVIVIAENGYHQAQVSKIAKQAGVADGTIYLYFKNKEDILISLFQEKMGEFIEKIRQKTAGIESAVAKLFMLVETHFLLLSQNDPLAIVTQLELRQSNQELRLKINEVLKGYLQVIDEILETGIRQGEFQADLNVRVARQMIFGTVDEVVTNWVMSDHKYDLVALSKTVHGLLISACGYRQ from the coding sequence GTGAAAAAAAATCGACCAAAATATAACCAAATTATTGATGCTGCGGTTATTGTAATTGCAGAAAATGGATACCATCAAGCGCAAGTTTCTAAAATTGCAAAGCAAGCTGGTGTTGCTGATGGAACTATTTATTTATATTTTAAAAATAAAGAAGATATATTAATATCCTTATTCCAAGAGAAGATGGGAGAATTTATAGAAAAAATTCGCCAAAAAACAGCAGGAATTGAAAGCGCTGTAGCGAAGTTATTTATGTTGGTAGAAACGCACTTCTTGCTGTTGTCACAAAATGATCCTCTTGCTATTGTCACGCAACTAGAGCTTCGTCAATCCAACCAAGAGTTACGCCTCAAAATAAATGAAGTATTAAAAGGATACTTACAAGTTATCGATGAGATTTTGGAAACGGGTATAAGACAAGGAGAATTCCAAGCGGATTTAAATGTTCGCGTAGCAAGACAAATGATCTTCGGAACAGTAGATGAAGTTGTGACCAATTGGGTAATGAGCGATCATAAATATGATTTGGTCGCACTTTCAAAAACGGTACATGGGCTGCTTATTTCAGCTTGTGGTTATCGTCAATAA
- a CDS encoding enoyl-CoA hydratase: MLKFLSVTVEDHIAVATLNHPPANAMSSQVMHDVTELIDQVEKDENIRVVVLHGEGRFFSAGADIKEFTSVEEAKQATELAQLGQVTFERVEKCSKPIIAAIHGAALGGGLEFAMSCHMRFATESAKLGLPELTLGLIPGFAGTQRLPRYVGKAKACEMMLTSTPITGAQALEWGLVNGVFPEETLLEETLKIAKQIAGKSPATTRAVLELLQTTKSSHYYEGVQREAQIFGEVFTGEDGREGVAAFLEKRKPSFSGR, from the coding sequence ATGTTGAAATTCCTATCTGTAACAGTAGAAGACCATATTGCGGTGGCAACGTTAAATCATCCGCCAGCTAATGCGATGTCTTCACAAGTTATGCATGACGTTACTGAGCTAATTGATCAAGTCGAAAAGGATGAAAATATCCGCGTTGTTGTTCTTCATGGTGAAGGCCGCTTCTTTTCAGCAGGAGCAGATATTAAAGAGTTTACTTCTGTTGAGGAAGCGAAACAGGCAACAGAGTTGGCACAGCTTGGACAAGTTACGTTTGAGCGTGTCGAAAAGTGCTCAAAACCAATCATTGCGGCAATTCATGGAGCGGCACTTGGCGGTGGCCTTGAATTCGCTATGTCTTGCCACATGCGCTTTGCAACTGAAAGTGCAAAGCTTGGTTTACCAGAGCTAACGCTTGGACTTATTCCTGGCTTTGCAGGTACACAGCGTTTGCCACGCTATGTTGGTAAAGCGAAGGCTTGTGAAATGATGCTAACAAGTACACCAATTACAGGTGCACAGGCATTAGAATGGGGACTTGTTAACGGCGTGTTCCCAGAAGAAACACTTTTAGAAGAGACTCTCAAAATCGCAAAACAAATTGCTGGCAAAAGCCCAGCGACAACTCGTGCTGTGTTAGAGCTATTACAAACAACAAAATCATCTCATTATTATGAAGGTGTACAGCGTGAGGCACAAATATTTGGTGAAGTGTTTACGGGTGAAGATGGAAGAGAAGGTGTAGCGGCATTTTTAGAAAAACGCAAACCTTCATTTAGTGGTAGGTAG
- the etfB gene encoding electron transfer flavoprotein subunit beta, with product MNIYVLMKRTFDTEEKIVIKNGAIYDGEAEFIINPYDEYAIEEAIQVRDAQGGEITVVTVGGEDSEKELRTALAMGCDKAVLINIEDDVENGDQFTTAKVLAEYLKDKEVDLILGGNVAIDGASGQVGPRVAEALNIPYVTTITKLEINGTSVKIERDVEGDTEVIETSLPLLATAQQGLNEPRYPSLPGIMKAKKKPLEELELDDLDLEEDDVEAKTKTIEIYLPPKKDAGKVLQGELQDQVKELVSLLHTEAKVI from the coding sequence ATGAACATCTACGTACTCATGAAACGAACATTTGATACAGAAGAAAAAATCGTAATTAAAAACGGTGCAATTTATGATGGCGAAGCGGAATTCATCATCAACCCTTACGATGAATATGCGATTGAAGAAGCAATTCAAGTAAGAGATGCACAAGGCGGTGAAATTACGGTTGTAACAGTTGGCGGAGAAGATAGTGAAAAAGAACTTCGCACTGCGCTAGCGATGGGCTGTGATAAAGCGGTATTAATCAATATTGAAGATGATGTTGAGAATGGTGACCAATTTACAACAGCGAAAGTGCTTGCTGAATATTTAAAAGATAAAGAAGTAGATTTAATTTTAGGTGGAAACGTAGCGATTGATGGTGCGTCTGGACAAGTTGGACCACGCGTAGCAGAAGCGCTAAATATTCCATATGTAACAACAATTACGAAGCTTGAAATTAATGGCACAAGCGTGAAAATTGAGCGCGATGTCGAAGGTGATACTGAAGTGATTGAAACATCACTACCACTTTTAGCAACAGCACAACAAGGTTTAAATGAACCGCGTTATCCATCGCTTCCAGGTATTATGAAAGCGAAGAAAAAACCGCTTGAAGAACTAGAATTAGATGATTTAGATTTAGAGGAAGATGATGTGGAAGCAAAAACAAAAACAATCGAAATCTATTTACCTCCTAAGAAAGATGCAGGAAAAGTGTTACAAGGCGAGCTGCAAGATCAAGTAAAAGAACTTGTATCGTTGCTCCATACAGAAGCGAAAGTAATCTAA
- the etfA gene encoding electron transfer flavoprotein subunit alpha: protein MARKVLVMGEVRDGSLRNVSFEAVAAAKTIAEGGEVVGLLVGESVASFANELIHYGADRVVTVENDKLKSYTSDGYAQAFLAVYGEEKPEGIVFGHTALGKDLSPKLAAKLEAGLVSDVTALEVTGGNVVFTRPIYSGKAFEKKVVTDGILFATVRPNNITPLEKDEARTGDVSSITVDVKDLRTIIQDVVRKTAEGVDLSEAKVIIAGGRGVKSEDGFKPLKELADVLGGAVGASRGACDAEYCDYSLQIGQTGKVVTPDLYIACGISGAIQHLAGMSNSKVIVAINKDPEASIFKVADYGIVGDLFEVVPLLTEEFKKLKVHS, encoded by the coding sequence ATGGCTCGTAAAGTATTAGTAATGGGTGAAGTTCGTGACGGATCACTACGTAACGTTTCTTTTGAAGCAGTAGCAGCAGCGAAAACAATCGCAGAAGGCGGTGAAGTGGTTGGCCTTCTAGTTGGAGAGAGCGTTGCATCTTTTGCAAATGAATTGATTCATTACGGTGCAGATCGCGTTGTGACAGTTGAAAATGATAAATTAAAATCATATACATCCGATGGTTATGCACAAGCATTTTTAGCTGTGTATGGTGAAGAGAAGCCAGAAGGTATTGTCTTTGGACATACAGCACTCGGTAAAGATTTATCACCAAAGTTAGCTGCTAAGCTTGAAGCTGGCCTTGTTTCTGATGTAACTGCATTAGAAGTTACAGGTGGAAATGTTGTCTTCACACGTCCAATTTATTCTGGTAAAGCGTTTGAGAAGAAGGTTGTAACAGATGGTATTCTATTTGCGACAGTTCGTCCAAATAACATTACGCCACTTGAAAAAGATGAAGCGCGTACAGGTGATGTATCTTCTATTACAGTTGATGTAAAAGATTTACGTACAATTATTCAAGATGTTGTGCGTAAAACAGCAGAAGGTGTAGATCTTTCAGAAGCGAAAGTTATTATTGCTGGTGGACGCGGAGTGAAAAGTGAAGACGGTTTTAAACCGTTAAAAGAATTAGCAGATGTATTAGGTGGTGCTGTTGGTGCATCACGTGGTGCTTGTGACGCAGAGTATTGCGATTACTCATTACAAATTGGACAAACAGGTAAAGTTGTTACGCCAGACTTATATATTGCATGCGGTATTTCTGGCGCAATTCAGCATTTAGCTGGTATGTCTAACTCAAAAGTAATCGTTGCAATTAATAAAGATCCAGAAGCAAGTATTTTCAAAGTAGCTGATTATGGTATTGTTGGCGACTTATTTGAAGTGGTTCCTTTATTAACAGAAGAGTTTAAAAAGTTAAAAGTACATTCTTAA
- the trxA gene encoding thioredoxin: MAIVNATDQNFAAETSEGIVLLDFWAPWCGPCKMIAPVLEEIDAELGEKVKVVKVDVDENQETARSFEVMSIPSLFVLKDGKVVDQALGYKPKEALVELVSKHF; encoded by the coding sequence ATGGCAATTGTAAACGCAACTGACCAAAACTTCGCAGCTGAAACAAGCGAAGGTATTGTATTATTAGATTTCTGGGCACCATGGTGTGGGCCTTGTAAAATGATCGCTCCTGTATTAGAGGAAATCGATGCAGAATTAGGCGAAAAAGTAAAAGTAGTAAAAGTAGACGTTGATGAAAACCAAGAAACTGCTCGCAGTTTTGAAGTAATGAGCATTCCATCTCTTTTCGTATTAAAAGATGGTAAAGTGGTTGACCAAGCGTTAGGATACAAACCAAAAGAAGCGTTAGTAGAATTAGTTTCTAAACACTTCTAA
- the uvrC gene encoding excinuclease ABC subunit C has translation MHEHLKEKLSILPDQPGCYLMKDKQGTVIYVGKAKVLKNRVRSYFTGSHDGKTLRLVGEIVDFEYIVTSSNLEALILELNLIKKYDPKYNIQLKDDKTYPFIKITAEKQPRLLITRNVKKDKGKYFGPYPNAQSAHETKKLLDRMYPLRKCTNIPDKVCLYYHMGQCLAPCVQEVTDEQNQEIVDGIVKFLNGGHKEVRSELEAKMYEASEKLEFERAKELRDQISHIDAIMEKQKMIMSDLVDRDVFGYAVDKGWMCVQVFFVRKGKLIERDVSMFPIYDEPEEGFLTFIGQFYEQNNHFKPKEIVVPGSIDPELVERFLEVDVTQPKRGKKKDLVELANKNAKIALGEKFYLIERDEERTIKAVENLGKQLDIETPYRIEAFDNSNIQGTNPVSAMIVFIDGKPAKKEYRKYKIKTVQGPDDYESMREVVRRRYTRALKENLPLPDLIVIDGGKGHLAAASDVLENELGLYIPMAGLVKDDKHRTSHLMIGDPPDPVMLERNSQEFYLLQRIQDEVHRFAITFHRQLHGKSVIQSALDGIPGVGEKRKKVLLKHFGSLKKMKEASVTEFVEAGMPQNVAETIYSYLTDKKTL, from the coding sequence GTGCACGAGCATTTAAAAGAAAAATTATCAATTTTACCAGATCAACCAGGCTGTTACTTAATGAAAGATAAGCAAGGAACGGTTATATATGTCGGGAAGGCAAAGGTGTTAAAAAATCGTGTGCGCTCGTATTTTACTGGTTCACATGATGGGAAGACACTCCGTCTTGTCGGAGAAATTGTTGATTTTGAATATATTGTTACCTCCTCGAATCTAGAGGCACTTATTTTAGAATTAAATTTAATCAAAAAATATGATCCAAAATATAATATCCAATTAAAAGATGATAAAACATATCCATTTATTAAAATTACAGCTGAAAAACAGCCACGTTTGCTCATTACGAGAAATGTAAAAAAGGATAAAGGGAAGTATTTTGGTCCGTATCCAAATGCGCAATCAGCTCATGAAACAAAAAAACTATTAGATCGCATGTATCCGCTTCGGAAATGTACAAATATACCAGATAAAGTTTGTTTATATTATCATATGGGACAATGCTTAGCACCTTGTGTACAAGAGGTAACGGATGAACAGAATCAAGAAATTGTAGATGGAATTGTTAAGTTTTTGAATGGTGGACATAAAGAAGTTCGTTCAGAATTAGAAGCGAAAATGTATGAAGCATCGGAAAAATTAGAGTTTGAACGTGCAAAAGAATTACGTGATCAAATTTCTCATATAGATGCGATTATGGAAAAGCAGAAGATGATTATGAGCGACTTAGTTGACCGCGATGTGTTTGGTTATGCGGTGGATAAAGGCTGGATGTGCGTGCAAGTTTTCTTTGTCCGAAAAGGTAAGTTAATCGAGCGCGATGTTTCTATGTTCCCAATTTATGATGAGCCGGAAGAAGGGTTTTTAACATTTATCGGTCAATTTTATGAACAAAACAATCATTTTAAACCAAAGGAAATTGTAGTGCCAGGCAGTATTGATCCTGAATTAGTAGAGCGTTTTTTAGAAGTGGATGTAACGCAGCCAAAACGAGGAAAGAAAAAAGACCTCGTTGAATTAGCAAACAAGAATGCGAAGATCGCTTTAGGGGAGAAGTTTTATTTAATTGAACGTGATGAAGAGCGAACAATTAAGGCTGTTGAAAATTTAGGTAAGCAGCTTGACATTGAAACACCATATCGTATTGAAGCATTTGATAACTCAAATATTCAAGGGACGAATCCAGTTTCAGCAATGATTGTCTTTATTGATGGAAAACCAGCGAAAAAAGAGTATCGAAAATATAAGATAAAGACAGTTCAAGGGCCAGATGATTATGAATCGATGCGAGAGGTTGTACGCCGGCGGTATACGCGTGCTTTAAAAGAGAATTTGCCACTACCTGATTTAATTGTGATTGATGGCGGGAAAGGACATCTTGCAGCTGCTAGTGATGTGCTTGAAAATGAACTTGGCTTATATATTCCGATGGCTGGACTTGTTAAGGATGATAAACACCGTACATCGCATTTAATGATTGGTGATCCTCCTGATCCTGTTATGCTTGAAAGAAATAGCCAAGAATTTTATTTATTGCAGCGTATTCAAGACGAGGTACACCGATTTGCAATTACATTTCACCGTCAGCTTCACGGGAAATCAGTGATTCAATCTGCTTTAGATGGGATTCCTGGAGTTGGTGAAAAGCGAAAAAAAGTATTGTTAAAACATTTTGGCTCCCTAAAAAAGATGAAAGAAGCTTCTGTGACGGAATTTGTCGAAGCGGGAATGCCGCAAAATGTTGCAGAAACCATTTATTCCTATTTAACAGATAAGAAGACGTTGTAG
- a CDS encoding YslB family protein — MSKNTIDIASLEDVSLNAFAYELLREEVLPDLIGKELDDILYWAGRNLARKYPLETIEEVIYFFEKAGWGRLNIIEHKRREMHFQLTGPLITERQKQNRHSSYQLETGFVAEQIQKQRNVVAESYEEQKKRSDSITFLVKWDVKDPIEV; from the coding sequence TTGAGCAAAAATACAATTGATATAGCATCTTTAGAAGATGTTTCATTGAACGCTTTCGCTTATGAACTGCTGCGGGAAGAAGTACTACCTGACCTAATTGGTAAAGAATTAGATGACATCTTATACTGGGCCGGCAGAAACCTAGCACGAAAATATCCGCTAGAGACGATTGAAGAAGTCATTTATTTTTTTGAAAAAGCTGGCTGGGGTCGCTTGAACATCATCGAGCATAAACGCCGTGAAATGCATTTTCAGCTAACAGGCCCGCTCATTACAGAGCGTCAAAAGCAAAATAGACATTCTTCTTACCAATTAGAAACTGGATTTGTTGCAGAACAAATTCAAAAGCAACGAAATGTTGTTGCAGAGTCATATGAAGAGCAAAAAAAACGTTCGGATTCTATCACATTTCTTGTGAAATGGGACGTAAAAGATCCTATCGAAGTGTAG